The stretch of DNA TCTTACGCAATAGGTGGTTTTCAGGGACAAGTTCTTCTATAGTTACGATTTCAAGAGCTGTTTGGTCATTCTCTCTGGAATTTAACATCTTGGCACCGCCTTTTAGTCGTTTCTTCTATTATAAAAAAGTAAGAAAAAGAAGTGAACTCAAAATAAAAAGGCTGTCGAGACTTTCTCGACAGCCTGAAAGACAGCCGTGCACGGCTGTCTTTTTTTGTATGTGAATAAAAATTTGCTGGAGCAAGGAGCATGGGAGGATATTTTTGCAGAAGTTTTCATTTCATCGCTTTTGTCTCTTTCAGACCTTTACGCAATAAAAATAGGGAAATGCCGTAGACTATGATTGTGATTGGCAATAACATCGTCATGAAATTACGATAAACCTCCAATGAAAGAGATGGGGCGAATCGCCCAAAGACTTCCATGACGGACCATCCGATAGGGAAAATAACTGCTGAGAAGCTCATTGCTTTATAATTTGCCATTTCACCTTTCGTACTTTTAGATTCCTTCCTTTTGAAAGAACTGAAAATGATAGATAGAGCAATAAAATATAAAGGAACTACAATCAGCGCACTCATATAGCGGTGGACCCTCCCTCCTCATTTGTACAATCCAAATCATCAAAGTGATTCGTGAATTCCATTTATCTGGAATTGGCTATGCACTCCCAATATAACATAAAACCCTTCTATATTATGAAAATTTTACTTCATTATCACTCAACGCGGGGCATTTTCTGCTTTTCGGTTGATGTCCAGCTCCAAAAGCCAGGAACTGCGCCGGAAGCGATAAATCCCTGCGGAAGGAAAATGCGCCTACCTCCGTGCTTTCTGGCTTCCTTCTCCGTTCCTTACCGGCTTTTTCCGCTTTTCGGGTTTTCATTGCGTTCCTTATTCTCTTTCTGTATACTATTAAAGATTTGAATATTTTTAGAGGGAGTGTTCGGAATGGGTAATGTTTTTGTTTTGGATCATCCGTTAATTCAGCATAAGCTTACGTACATACGCGATAAGAATACAGGCACGAAGGAATTCCGCGAGCTGGTGGATGAGGTCGCGGCGCTTATGGCGTTTGAAATCACGCGTGATCTGCCGATGGAAGAGACTACGATCCAGACACCTGTCGTGGAAACGAAAACGAAGGTACTTGCTGGGAAGAAAATCGGTCTTGTGCCGATATTGCGTGCCGGTCTTGGGATGACAGAGGGTATCCTGCGTCTGATTCCAGCTGCTCGTGTGGGGCATGTCGGTTTGTATCGTGATCCGGAGACACTGCAGCCGGTGGAGTACTATATCAAGCTCCCTTCTGATATTGAAGAACGTGAATTGATTGTCATCGATCCGATGCTTGCAACGGGTGGATCTGCCAATGATGCTATCCACTCCCTGAAGAAGCGCGGGGCGAAACAGATTCGGCTGATGTGCCTGATTGCAGCACCTGAGGGCGTGGAAGTGATCAAGAAGGAGCATCCGGATGTGGATATCTATTTAGCTGCTCTGGATGAAAAGCTGGATGATCATGGCTATATCGTACCAGGTCTTGGCGATGCAGGGGACCGTCTGTATGGCACCAAGTAAAAAGAAAGTCATGCTAGTCTTCGGGACGCGACCCGAAGCGGTCAAGATGGCTCCGCTTGTGCTTGAATTGAAAAAGCGGCCGGAGCAGTTCGAGACGATTGTGACGGTGACGGCGCAGCAGCGTGAGATGCTCGATCAAGTCCTGGATATATTCGATATCAAGCCAGACCATGATCTGAATATCATGAAAGCACGCCAGAGCCTGGCGCATATCACAACCAAGGTGATGGAAGGACTGGACAAGCTTTACCAGGAAGCAAAGCCGGACATCGTTCTCGTCCATGGTGATACGACTACGAGTTTTGCGGCATCGCTGGCTGCTTATTATAACCAGATTCCAGTCGGTCATGTCGAAGCAGGCTTGCGTACATGGAATAAATACTCACCATTTCCAGAGGAGCTCAATCGGCAGCTGACCGGTGTGATTGCCGATTTGCATTTCTCCCCGACTGCCCAAGCCCGAAAAAACCTGCTTGAGGAAAATAAGGACGCAGAAACCATTGCGGTTACAGGAAATACGGCGATAGATGCTTTGAAGACTACCGTTGCACCGGATTATCGGCATCCCATCCTGGAGCAGGCGGATGGCAGACGCTTGGTGCTTGTCACGGCTCATCGGCGGGAGAATCTTGGTAAGAATATGGAGCATA from Terribacillus sp. FSL K6-0262 encodes:
- the wecB gene encoding UDP-N-acetylglucosamine 2-epimerase (non-hydrolyzing) produces the protein MAPSKKKVMLVFGTRPEAVKMAPLVLELKKRPEQFETIVTVTAQQREMLDQVLDIFDIKPDHDLNIMKARQSLAHITTKVMEGLDKLYQEAKPDIVLVHGDTTTSFAASLAAYYNQIPVGHVEAGLRTWNKYSPFPEELNRQLTGVIADLHFSPTAQARKNLLEENKDAETIAVTGNTAIDALKTTVAPDYRHPILEQADGRRLVLVTAHRRENLGKNMEHMFTAIRRIADAHPDTLIVYPVHLNPAVREIADRILGNHERIQLIDPLGLIDFHNFASRAYLLLTDSGGVQEEAPSLGVPVLVLRDTTERPEGIQAGTLKLAGTDEETIFDMADHLLTDEQAHEEMSQASNPYGDGQASIRIADYLQYYFGLQAEPPAPFEPAD
- the upp gene encoding uracil phosphoribosyltransferase; translated protein: MGNVFVLDHPLIQHKLTYIRDKNTGTKEFRELVDEVAALMAFEITRDLPMEETTIQTPVVETKTKVLAGKKIGLVPILRAGLGMTEGILRLIPAARVGHVGLYRDPETLQPVEYYIKLPSDIEERELIVIDPMLATGGSANDAIHSLKKRGAKQIRLMCLIAAPEGVEVIKKEHPDVDIYLAALDEKLDDHGYIVPGLGDAGDRLYGTK